A stretch of the Chlorobiota bacterium genome encodes the following:
- a CDS encoding T9SS type A sorting domain-containing protein — MKNNFFILLVLLFVSYFNTSFSQSDGGIKNLGATALTNSGKEFYFSLPANWEQTSASVRYIRLYITSGVKTEVSIYAGTSLKKKLYTVPYDIVTYDLSPEEAQIYKRNDRTPLPEDLKYEKKAIRILAKQAIVVYCINRISFTSDGILALPVNGLGKEYMVATSPNFATALQFLPAEVKITAPFDETSVVITLPEGSSTVSHDAKDGSFTVELDKGDVFAMMTKIPAIDISGAIITSNKPISVIAGHMCTYLPTFQYPACDYLVETMLPISAWGKVYHSVHYATRRKGDYYKIFAGEENATIFINGKKNGIITRKGGGNGTGFLEYLPPDINPVEIISDKKIYVGQYNNSQTYDGVPSDPFYLMLTPLEQYQKQFVFCTPAADFPKNYINVVCDSVGFYDLELAPGGSNNFKKMTDLYDNTFQIFPTLINGRRYVGKTFLIQPGTYRVRCSQPFAAYIYGYGEFDSYGYPLSVATGDLSSLDKDAPVIDKVFDCGNVKATVKDYPDDQNVRSNLSSIDLDPESFNYDLVVADFVPGVSRTTTLELNPIDKTQQAHAIIVMSDMAGNFSLDTVDYNPVDVDLTPKPIDFGETSNGQKITAKAVLKNLSFDELQIKRLYLLKGNVGFKIVSPLGTFKLSPKGSGKDTVIVDLEFIGTKGGNYEDSILVEGLCAGKSLTLLKAFIGEPIIKVSDKNFGTHIVGTTNRDSIFITNIAQNGPQLVISGATGPFGKNLDDVFSLPNGFPAFPLKLKPKDTVYLKVNFKPNEVKDYLDSVVFANNAPFNVLNDSVGILQGKGVQPQLIATDYDWRRRRVKTGWFPAKVYLVNLGTSNSQVNGVSSYVGDTSDFRLTSASLAKLNNLNINPKDSIPLDVEFNPSVKGNRQMIINYNVIVGGTDVKSVLKGIGTYPFLATKDYDYGTLIVGEKTENKRIVEFWIQGDQFFDSVTITKFDFTNTPEGDYRMANVPSLPITMKIGSNDTVRLEGYFNAKVGGIRLAQVKAVTRDNVDTTSHWSGVGIIDGLEGIGVAFPDLCAPADSLLNAVLTNTGQTPITIDSLSLSGLGSEFSIVSPNPKLSFTIPVGGKQSVQIRFKPFTKTKQNGKLLVHYGSPKSPLQLDVSGNTIEVAALISATLTGDFDKGTKGEIGGEIIVHVKFDQLPTPKINLLGGYTVIFRYDPSEVDPQKAKIILGRMNGTNAKATVNPLSKDGELVIDVTGIGELNDIEELIAVPFNVLLNENLSRNIEVSLLLAGLGCATINKVTPVIDIVPVCGLKSRLIELTNKVYSLKQNVPNPFNPSTKIEYSIGLDGNTEFVLRDMSGKIVSRLLKTYQKPGSYEITLDVTNLPSGNYYYSIYSGAWSETKMMTIVK; from the coding sequence AACTGCATTAACTAATTCTGGCAAAGAATTCTATTTTTCTTTACCTGCCAATTGGGAACAAACTTCAGCAAGCGTCAGATACATTAGGCTTTATATTACTTCTGGAGTCAAAACAGAAGTAAGCATCTATGCTGGAACAAGTTTAAAGAAAAAACTTTACACTGTCCCTTATGATATTGTAACTTATGATTTAAGCCCAGAAGAAGCTCAAATTTATAAAAGGAATGATAGAACTCCTTTGCCAGAAGATTTGAAGTACGAAAAGAAAGCTATTAGGATACTAGCAAAACAAGCTATTGTAGTTTATTGTATTAATAGAATTTCCTTTACAAGCGATGGAATTTTGGCTTTACCAGTAAATGGTTTAGGAAAAGAATACATGGTTGCAACTTCTCCTAATTTTGCAACTGCATTACAATTTTTACCAGCTGAAGTTAAAATAACTGCTCCATTTGATGAAACATCAGTTGTTATAACATTACCTGAAGGAAGCTCAACAGTTTCTCATGATGCAAAGGATGGATCTTTTACTGTAGAGTTAGATAAGGGTGATGTGTTTGCAATGATGACAAAAATACCTGCAATAGATATTTCTGGAGCAATTATTACTTCGAATAAGCCTATATCCGTAATTGCGGGACACATGTGTACATATTTACCAACTTTTCAATATCCAGCTTGTGATTATCTTGTTGAGACAATGTTGCCTATTAGTGCTTGGGGTAAAGTTTACCATTCAGTTCATTATGCAACTAGAAGAAAAGGAGATTATTATAAGATATTTGCAGGAGAAGAAAATGCAACTATTTTTATTAATGGCAAGAAAAATGGTATTATTACAAGAAAAGGTGGCGGCAACGGAACAGGATTTCTTGAATATCTTCCACCAGATATTAACCCAGTAGAAATTATTTCAGATAAAAAAATATATGTTGGTCAATACAATAACTCACAAACTTATGATGGTGTGCCAAGTGATCCATTTTATTTAATGCTAACACCATTAGAACAATATCAAAAGCAATTTGTGTTTTGTACTCCTGCAGCAGATTTCCCAAAAAATTACATTAATGTTGTATGCGATTCAGTCGGATTTTATGATTTAGAACTAGCTCCTGGAGGTAGTAATAATTTTAAAAAAATGACCGATTTGTATGATAACACATTCCAGATTTTCCCAACTTTAATAAATGGAAGAAGGTATGTTGGGAAAACTTTCTTGATTCAACCTGGCACTTACAGAGTTCGTTGTAGTCAACCTTTTGCAGCATATATTTATGGTTATGGTGAGTTTGATTCTTATGGTTATCCGTTATCAGTAGCTACAGGTGACTTAAGTTCGCTGGATAAAGATGCCCCAGTAATTGATAAAGTATTTGATTGTGGCAATGTAAAAGCAACAGTAAAAGATTACCCAGATGATCAGAATGTAAGAAGTAATTTGTCTTCAATTGATTTAGATCCTGAATCATTTAACTATGATTTAGTTGTTGCTGATTTCGTTCCTGGTGTATCAAGAACCACTACATTAGAATTGAACCCAATTGATAAAACTCAACAAGCACATGCAATTATCGTTATGTCAGATATGGCTGGAAATTTTAGCCTTGATACTGTTGATTACAATCCGGTTGACGTTGATTTAACTCCAAAACCAATAGATTTTGGAGAGACATCCAACGGTCAAAAAATTACAGCTAAAGCAGTACTTAAAAATTTATCTTTCGATGAATTACAAATTAAAAGACTTTATTTGTTAAAAGGAAATGTTGGTTTTAAAATAGTTTCACCTTTAGGTACTTTTAAGTTATCTCCAAAAGGAAGTGGTAAAGATACTGTAATAGTAGATTTAGAATTTATTGGTACAAAAGGGGGGAATTATGAAGATTCAATTCTAGTTGAAGGTCTCTGTGCTGGAAAAAGTTTAACTTTATTGAAAGCATTTATAGGTGAACCAATAATTAAAGTTAGTGATAAAAATTTTGGAACTCACATTGTTGGCACAACAAATAGAGATAGTATTTTCATAACAAACATTGCTCAAAATGGTCCTCAATTAGTAATATCAGGAGCAACTGGTCCATTTGGGAAAAATTTAGATGATGTATTTTCATTACCAAACGGATTTCCAGCATTCCCTTTAAAACTCAAACCTAAGGACACAGTTTACCTAAAAGTTAATTTCAAACCTAATGAAGTTAAGGATTATTTAGATTCAGTAGTTTTTGCAAATAATGCACCATTTAACGTATTAAATGATAGTGTTGGAATTCTACAAGGTAAAGGAGTTCAACCTCAATTAATTGCCACTGATTATGATTGGAGGAGAAGAAGAGTTAAAACTGGATGGTTCCCTGCTAAAGTCTATTTAGTAAATTTAGGAACATCAAATTCTCAAGTAAATGGTGTTAGTTCTTATGTTGGAGATACTTCAGACTTTAGGTTAACATCAGCATCTTTAGCTAAATTAAATAATCTAAATATAAATCCAAAAGATTCTATACCACTGGATGTTGAATTCAATCCATCTGTTAAAGGCAATAGACAAATGATTATCAATTACAATGTTATTGTTGGAGGAACTGATGTTAAGTCAGTGTTGAAAGGAATTGGAACTTATCCATTTCTAGCAACAAAAGACTATGATTATGGAACTTTGATTGTTGGTGAAAAAACTGAGAATAAACGAATTGTTGAATTTTGGATTCAAGGAGACCAATTTTTTGATTCAGTAACAATTACTAAATTCGATTTCACAAATACTCCAGAAGGTGATTATAGAATGGCAAACGTACCTTCACTACCAATTACTATGAAAATAGGTAGTAATGATACAGTTCGATTAGAGGGGTATTTCAATGCAAAAGTTGGAGGAATTAGATTAGCACAAGTAAAAGCTGTAACTCGTGACAATGTTGATACAACTTCACATTGGAGCGGTGTTGGAATAATAGACGGATTAGAAGGCATTGGAGTAGCATTCCCAGATTTATGTGCACCAGCAGATTCACTTTTAAATGCAGTATTAACAAATACAGGTCAAACTCCAATTACAATCGACAGCCTAAGTTTATCAGGTTTAGGAAGTGAATTCTCAATTGTATCTCCAAACCCAAAACTGTCTTTTACAATTCCTGTTGGGGGCAAGCAATCTGTTCAAATAAGATTCAAACCATTTACCAAAACTAAACAAAATGGTAAGTTGTTGGTTCATTATGGTTCACCAAAATCTCCACTTCAGCTTGATGTTAGTGGAAATACAATTGAAGTTGCTGCTTTAATTTCTGCAACTCTCACAGGTGATTTTGATAAAGGTACAAAAGGTGAAATTGGTGGTGAAATTATTGTACATGTAAAATTTGATCAACTTCCTACACCAAAAATAAATTTACTAGGTGGTTATACTGTTATTTTCAGATATGATCCAAGTGAAGTTGATCCTCAAAAAGCTAAAATAATATTAGGAAGAATGAATGGTACAAATGCTAAAGCTACAGTTAATCCATTATCAAAGGATGGTGAGTTAGTTATTGACGTTACTGGTATTGGAGAATTAAATGATATAGAAGAATTGATTGCTGTTCCTTTCAATGTTTTATTAAATGAGAATTTAAGTAGAAATATAGAAGTTTCTTTACTGTTAGCTGGTTTAGGATGTGCAACTATAAATAAGGTTACACCTGTTATTGATATTGTACCAGTTTGTGGCTTAAAATCAAGGTTGATTGAATTAACTAATAAAGTTTACTCACTAAAACAAAATGTTCCTAATCCATTTAATCCATCAACTAAAATTGAATATTCAATTGGATTAGATGGAAACACTGAATTTGTTTTAAGGGATATGAGTGGGAAAATTGTAAGTAGATTGCTTAAAACATATCAAAAGCCTGGATCATATGAAATTACATTAGATGTTACTAACTTACCTTCTGGTAATTATTATTATTCAATTTATTCGGGTGCTTGGAGTGAAACTAAAATGATGACTATTGTAAAATAG
- a CDS encoding lamin tail domain-containing protein: MRLILFALLFIVCTNLLVSQVLITELMYSPNDPEPEWFELYNNSGSTVNVTDWYVKDNAGKEFVKFSIGNIAPYSYAIVTADSLGFTRAYPDFDCKLTQPIIKWNSFNNTGGDSIIILDNKRNVSEAFYYKDTWGKKGNSSFKYSLQRISLTQSASDSSNWIFNSTSICKASKLLSIDFKNQNNFYLHIVTHLTNGFITIDLPNLYGRKNIYIYNELGILIKENLLLSNDLRVNLGINEFLRGNYFVDLLFGNQHYIGKFILN, from the coding sequence ATGAGATTAATCCTATTCGCCTTATTATTCATTGTATGTACAAATCTTCTTGTATCGCAAGTCTTAATTACTGAACTTATGTACTCTCCAAACGACCCAGAGCCAGAATGGTTCGAGTTGTACAACAATTCTGGATCAACAGTTAATGTAACTGATTGGTATGTGAAAGATAATGCTGGAAAAGAATTTGTAAAATTTTCTATCGGCAATATTGCACCATATTCATACGCAATTGTTACAGCTGATTCTCTAGGTTTCACTAGAGCTTATCCTGATTTTGATTGCAAGTTAACTCAACCAATAATTAAATGGAATTCTTTTAACAATACTGGTGGAGATAGTATTATTATTCTTGATAATAAGAGGAATGTTTCAGAAGCATTTTATTATAAAGATACTTGGGGTAAAAAAGGAAATTCAAGTTTTAAATATTCTCTTCAAAGAATTTCTTTAACCCAATCAGCATCAGATTCATCGAATTGGATATTTAATTCTACAAGTATTTGTAAAGCTTCAAAACTGTTAAGTATCGATTTCAAAAATCAAAACAACTTTTATTTACACATTGTTACTCATCTGACTAATGGATTTATTACTATTGATTTACCAAATTTATATGGCAGAAAAAATATTTACATATATAATGAATTAGGAATTTTAATCAAAGAAAATTTATTATTATCAAATGATTTACGAGTTAACTTAGGTATAAATGAATTCTTACGCGGCAATTATTTTGTAGATTTGTTATTTGGAAATCAACACTATATTGGTAAATTTATCTTAAATTAA
- a CDS encoding glycosyltransferase family 2 protein, which translates to MHILVLTIYSGALFILLLFGFHTAVLVWHYYNTKPSKPVSLKLPTDSDLPIVTIQLPIYNEHHVVKRILDAVCNFNYPNDKLEIQILDDSTDDTVEIISKLVSEKILLGLDIKHIHRLNRDGYKAGALKAGLEICKGEFVTIFDADFFPSKDFIRQTLPYLLNDNKIGLVQTRWEHLNEDYSILTRIQAVALDAHFAIEQQVRNRIGVFINFNGTAGIWRKKCILDAGNWHADTLTEDLDLSYRAQLKGWNFIYLNDVFVPAELPSEINGLKGQQFRWTKGAIETAKKHIGNVWSSKIPLRLKLYGSVHLLANGIFPLVLMMALMGLPMVVIKLNHPELHLWLDILSIGILVSMASFALYISAQKDLHEDWVKRIFLFPIFMAGMTGLAINNSRAVIEGLIGKKTEFTRTPKYNIISKNDKWQGSSYKFNKIKIDTVIELILSVYFLISIVYALSKLEISVVPFQLLFLSGFLYNSILSLRHAFSRA; encoded by the coding sequence ATGCATATTCTAGTACTTACAATTTATTCAGGAGCATTATTCATTCTGTTACTATTTGGATTTCACACAGCGGTATTAGTTTGGCATTATTATAACACTAAGCCTTCCAAACCAGTTTCATTAAAATTACCAACAGATTCGGATTTGCCAATAGTAACTATTCAACTTCCTATTTATAACGAACACCATGTTGTAAAAAGAATTTTAGATGCTGTGTGTAATTTTAATTATCCAAATGATAAATTAGAAATACAAATTTTGGATGATTCAACAGACGATACTGTGGAAATAATTTCTAAATTAGTTTCAGAAAAAATTCTACTAGGTTTAGATATTAAACATATTCATCGGTTAAATAGAGATGGTTATAAAGCTGGTGCCTTAAAAGCAGGCTTAGAAATTTGTAAAGGAGAATTTGTAACAATTTTTGATGCCGATTTTTTTCCAAGTAAAGATTTCATTAGGCAAACTTTACCATATTTATTAAATGATAATAAAATTGGATTAGTTCAAACTAGATGGGAACATTTAAATGAAGATTATAGTATACTTACTAGAATTCAAGCCGTTGCACTTGATGCTCATTTTGCTATTGAACAACAAGTAAGAAATAGGATTGGAGTATTTATTAATTTCAATGGTACGGCAGGAATTTGGCGTAAGAAGTGTATATTAGATGCTGGGAATTGGCATGCAGATACTTTAACTGAAGATCTTGATTTATCTTATAGAGCTCAATTGAAAGGCTGGAATTTCATTTATTTAAATGATGTTTTTGTACCAGCTGAATTACCAAGTGAAATAAATGGCTTGAAAGGTCAACAGTTCAGGTGGACTAAAGGTGCAATTGAAACTGCTAAAAAACATATTGGAAACGTATGGTCATCAAAAATTCCACTTCGTTTAAAACTTTATGGTTCAGTTCATTTACTTGCAAATGGAATTTTCCCTTTAGTTTTAATGATGGCTTTAATGGGTTTACCAATGGTTGTAATTAAATTGAATCATCCTGAACTTCATTTGTGGTTAGATATTCTAAGCATTGGCATTTTAGTTTCAATGGCTTCTTTTGCATTATATATTTCTGCTCAAAAAGATTTGCACGAAGATTGGGTAAAAAGAATTTTTTTATTTCCAATTTTTATGGCTGGAATGACTGGTTTGGCAATAAATAATTCTAGAGCTGTAATTGAAGGGCTTATAGGTAAGAAAACAGAATTTACTAGAACACCAAAGTATAATATAATCTCTAAAAATGATAAATGGCAAGGTAGTAGTTATAAATTTAATAAAATTAAAATTGATACTGTAATAGAGTTAATCTTATCAGTTTATTTTTTAATATCAATAGTTTATGCTCTAAGTAAATTAGAAATTTCTGTTGTTCCTTTTCAGTTATTGTTTCTATCAGGTTTTTTATACAATAGTATTTTGTCTTTAAGACACGCATTTTCAAGAGCGTAG